From a region of the Candida albicans SC5314 chromosome 1, complete sequence genome:
- the RIC1 gene encoding Ric1p (Ortholog of S. cerevisiae Ric1 guanyl-nucleotide exchange factor; mutant is viable; rat catheter biofilm repressed), translating to MVWVNGCPKFSIDLPINEDIIDIAHIYHTPLLTVLTKSGVFVFHQHTLLPLASHVRNTQSIETNGYNIQMKTKHVSVNTAKLQKLSIVNLFIQSENNFLIIYQISINYSGSIYEVHNKNDELIQNGLPLSSTSSGFSVTDFFKSATKSIIHGTEEVSVNLENIENINNGTIEDEIGGFEIEPIKLSIFKILKIGIGLKDFWLQENSHTLFVFNNHDEKTPDNEDDFFQIINVLNFKNKLFSLSEFTWYDSNSRIKYITYNEYFDYFIFVNKKNEIWIMHLGNDQEDMGYKIGTGDIDNISFNPQCHLLIAKDNTSAGGTLNTYMLKNNNLQFLKNLNLNGEIKWSPCGQFFTLLEASGSWKLLSKFGSISFDSQEILNEFDESNDPNRDFLKANIIVISQNASTLYVVTDKKIFYTPLMRANGGLLYDHEYVSVIQSDKRLLRFPILAKYKKIILDRGHFNGRIHKNLSSQTGKLCLDKNSHNQLSISYGDYLAVSTPYSQGDSIYHVLWFNFKNFFADSLNIIHHFWFQDFLIVVNRRSRHTFEENEEVDDVNGNGDYLVDEFMVLDASKTKYGMGGEEISFTSDSLMWKYDFKSTFIDINLSEPTKGKSQVVILTADHRLIVLDLSTNRLIKSDTDIKHYKIFISVNKTVNLSTINAKIELNQVVQTSMINNRHFLFLLATGDIYLLKNQSRETSSSLSSLRTPIEAIKPSNMYDLVKLHSNIEFFKFKSIKFENDIEFVYLFNGQEILVYEVSELIEKSYNDNDREEKPEDVLEFKEEEEENLLPICIHTDGMQPFEFDAVFNHKSLDLIGLNTLAINKPKSGGLFIRNTVSRKLILNNFIEFDLLHKGDLESSFKKYENFKNFHYCLELLLFKHLTNDDYLPLKRLFQLIEFTENSERIYINCLRKIEIGYWHRFFSALETTPEKFMKRLIAIDNVELCYNYLIIYLNYKNEGDTETDELNDHDKEVILKIIKMLESSSKWDWCFELCRFIKILEPSGDFLRQIKQELE from the coding sequence ATGGTTTGGGTCAATGGATGTCCCAAATTTCTGATAGATCTACCAATAAATGAAgatataattgatatagCCCATATTTATCATACACCGTTACTTACTGTGCTTACAAAATCTGGTGTATTTGTTTTCCATCAACATACTTTACTTCCCCTAGCTTCACATGTTCGAAATACCCAGTCAATTGAAACCAATGGGTATAATATTCAAATGAAAACGAAACATGTTAGTGTAAATACAGCTAAGCTTCAAAAATTAAGTATtgtcaatttatttatccaatctgaaaataattttttgatcatttatcaaatttccATTAATTATTCAGGATCAATATATGAAGTacataataaaaatgatgaattaataCAAAATGGGTTACCGTTGAGTTCTACATCACTGGGGTTTTCCGTGACggattttttcaaatcagcgacaaaatcaattattcaTGGAACTGAAGAAGTTTCGGtaaatttagaaaatattgaaaatataaataatggaaccattgaagatgaaataggtggatttgaaattgaaccCATTaaattgtcaatttttaaaattttaaaaattggaattggatTAAAAGATTTTTGGTTACAAGAAAATTCTCATACTctatttgttttcaataatcaTGATGAAAAGACACCcgataatgaagatgattttttccaaataataaatgtattgaattttaaaaataaattatttagtTTACTGGAATTTACGTGGTATGATTCAAATAGTCGAATAAAGTATATCACGTACaatgaatattttgattattttatatttgttaACAAGAAGAATGAAATTTGGATTATGCATTTAGGAAACGATCAAGAAGATATGGGATATAAAATAGGTACTGGGGACATTGAcaatatttcatttaaCCCACAATGCCATTTATTAATTGCCAAAGACAACACTAGTGCCGGTGGTACTTTAAATACATATATGTTGAAGAATAATAACTTACAATTtcttaaaaatttaaatcttAATGGTGAAATTAAATGGTCTCCATGTGGTCAATTTTTCACATTATTAGAAGCATCAGGCAGTTGGAAactattatcaaaatttggTAGTATATCTTTTGATTCAcaagaaattttgaatgaatttgatgaacTGAATGATCCCAATCGAGATTTCTTAAAGGCAAACATTATAGTGATATCACAAAATGCATCTACTTTATATGTGGTGACCGATAAAAAGATTTTCTATACACCATTAATGAGAGCTAATGGTGGATTACTTTACGATCATGAATATGTAAGTGTGATTCAAAGTGACAAACGTTTATTGAGATTCCCCATACTTGccaaatacaaaaaaattatactAGATAGAGGTCATTTCAATGGCAGAATTCACAAAAACTTGAGTAGCCAAACAGGCAAACTATGTTTAGATAAGAACAGtcataatcaattatcaatttcttatGGTGATTATCTTGCGGTTTCTACCCCTTACTCACAGGGAGATCTGATTTATCATGTTCTTTGGTTtaatttcaagaattttttcGCAGACTCTTTAAACATTATCCAtcatttttggtttcaagATTTTCTTATTGTGGTTAATAGACGTTCAAGGCATACATTTGAAGAGAACgaagaagttgatgatgttaACGGTAACGGCGACTATTTAGTGGATGAATTTATGGTTTTAGATGCATcgaaaacaaaatatgGAATGGGTGGTGAAGAAATTTCATTCACCAGTGATTCACTTATGTGGAAATATGATTTCAAAAGTACATTTATCgatatcaatttatcagaACCAACAAAGGGGAAAAGTCAAGTTGTTATACTTACTGCTGACCATCGATTAATTGTTCTTGATTTATCAACCAATAGACTTATTAAGTCGGATACGGATATAAAGCattataaaatatttatatcGGTGAACAAAACCgtcaatttatcaactaTTAATgccaaaattgaattaaatcaagTGGTTCAAACAAGTATGATTAATAATAGACATTTCTTATTTTTACTTGCCACGGGTGATATTtatcttttgaaaaaccaATCTCGAgaaacatcatcatcattatcatcattacgCACTCCAATTGAAGCAATAAAACCTAGCAATATGTATGATTTAGTGAAATTAcattcaaatattgaatttttcaaattcaaatcaattaaatttgaaaatgatattgaatttgtttatttgtttaatgGACAAGAGATTCTTGTTTATGAAGTTTcagaattaattgaaaaatcttataatgataatgatagGGAAGAAAAACCTGAAGATGTATTGGAgtttaaagaagaagaagaggaaaaTTTATTACCGATATGTATTCATACTGATGGAATGCAaccatttgaatttgatgcTGTTTTCAATCATAAATCATTAGATTTGATTGGATTGAACACTTTAGcaataaataaaccaaaatcGGGTGgattatttattagaaaCACTGTGTCTCGGAAACTTATActaaataatttcattgaatttgatcTTTTACATAAAGGTGATTTAGAAAGttcatttaaaaaatatgaaaatttcaaaaatttccaTTATTGTCTTGAATTACTTTTATTTAAACATTTAACCAATGATGATTATCTACCTTTGAAACGgttatttcaattgattgaatttacAGAAAATTCTGAAAGAATttatatcaattgtttaagaaaaattgaaattggataTTGGCATAGATTTTTCAGTGCTTTAGAAACAACCCCCGAGAAATTTATGAAACGATTAATTGCCATTGATAATGTTGAATTATGTTATAATTACTTGATCATATATCTTAATTATAAGAATGAAGGTGATACTGAAACTGATGAATTAAACGATCATGATAAAGAggtgatattgaaaatcattaaaatgTTAGAGTCTTCTTCTAAATGGGATTGGTGTTTTGAATTATGTAGATTTATCAAGATATTAGAACCTTCAGGTGATTTTCTTAGACAAATTAAGCAGGAACTTGAATAA
- the SPE1 gene encoding ornithine decarboxylase (Ornithine decarboxylase; enzyme of polyamine biosynthesis; mutant is viable; functionally complements polyamine auxotrophy of S. cerevisiae spe1 mutant; downregulated upon adherence to polystyrene): MKHTIIENEPEIKLQNDLNHHIEISPNTKTTNGTTTTTTTLNVNKTLKAIDLIETSIKNHISTIDHENCLPNDEDSFFVCDLGEIINSVNQWQQILPMVQPYYAVKCNSNPQILTTLSELGVNFDCASKNEIDLVLSLGIHQAHERIIYANPCKTNSFIRHAADENVNLTTVDNVHELYKLAKFHPHCKILIRLITDDSTAQCQLSTKFGCDLNTAIGEILPKAKELGLQVHGVAFHVGSGAKDFSSIYQAIKDSRILFDEMLSMGFTPKLLDIGGGFERETFPQSSQMVKFALEKFFPIEFSQLNEIKFIAEPGRFMVANAFTLITHIIARRDLPTGGNNNNNDMTPSAMLYINDGVYGNLNCILFDHQTPKVYVLTNENQLFYKQEMMRSLSVNNNNNNNNKTDGFKFSIWGPTCDGLDCVSSLAKLSKNVQVGDWLFFENVGAYTSCASTKFNGLSSGETKTLYVNSNEE; the protein is encoded by the coding sequence ATGAAACatacaattattgaaaatgaaccAGAGattaaattacaaaatgatttaaatcaTCATATCGAAATCTCACCAAACACTAAAACCACCAATGgcactaccaccaccactaccactttAAATGTCAATAAGACTTTAAAggcaattgatttaattgaaactTCCATTAAAAATCACATTCTGACAATTGATCATGAAAATTGTTTAccaaatgatgaagattcattttttgtatgTGATTTAGgagaaatcattaattcaGTTAATCAATGGCAACAAATTTTACCAATGGTTCAACCTTATTATGCTGTTAAATGTAATTCAAATCCACAAATTTTAACTACATTAAGTGAATTGGGAGTTAATTTTGATTGTGCTtctaaaaatgaaattgatttagttttatCATTAGGAATTCATCAAGCCCATGAAAGAATCATTTATGCTAATCCATGTAAAACAAACTCATTTATTAGACATGCTGCTGATGAAAATGTCAATTTAACTACAGTTGATAATGTTCatgaattatataaattggCAAAATTTCATCCTCATtgtaaaattttaattagATTGATTACTGATGATTCAACGGCTCAATGTCAATTAAGTACTAAATTTGGTTGTGATTTAAATACTGCCATTGGAGAAATTTTACCCAAAGCTAAGGAATTGGGTTTACAAGTTCATGGAGTTGCCTTTCATGTTGGATCGGGTGCTAAAGATTTTAGTAGTATTTATCAAGCCATTAAAGattcaagaattttatttgatgaaatgTTATCAATGGGATTCACACctaaattattagatatTGGTGGAGGGTTTGAAAGAGAAACTTTTCCACAACTGTCACAAATGGTTAAATTTGCATTGGAAAAATTCTTCCCAATAGAATTTTCtcaattaaatgaaatcaaatttattgcTGAACCAGGTAGATTTATGGTTGCTAATGCATTTACTTTGATTACTCATATAATTGCTAGACGTGATTTACCAACGGGTggtaacaacaataacaatgatATGACTCCATCGGCTATGTTATATATTAATGATGGTGTTTATGgtaatttgaattgtattttatttgatcaTCAAACCCCCAAAGTTTATGTTTTAACTAATGAAAATCAGTTGTTttataaacaagaaatgATGAGATCTTTACTGgttaacaacaacaacaacaacaacaacaaaaccgATGGGTTtaagttttcaatttgggGTCCAACTTGTGATGGATTAGATTGTGTTAGTTCATTAGCTAAATTATCCAAAAATGTTCAAGTTGGTGATTGGTTATTTTTCGAAAATGTTGGTGCTTATACTAGTTGTGCAAGTACTAAATTCAATGGATTAAGTAGTGGAGAAACTAAAACTCTTTATGTTAATTCCAatgaagaataa
- the TUB2 gene encoding beta-1 tubulin (Beta-tubulin; functional homolog of ScTub2; overproduction makes S. cerevisiae inviable; has two introns; GlcNAc, hypha fluconazole-induced; slow growth, ectopic expression increases white-to opaque switch; rat catheter biofilm repressed) — protein MREIIHLSTGQCGNQIGAAFWETICGEHGLDNNGTYVGNNELQKSKLDVYFNEATSGKYVPRAVLVDLEPGTIDNVKTSQIGNLFRPDNFIFGQSSAGNVWAKGHYTEGAELVDSVLDVVRREAEGCDSLQGFQITHSLGGGTGSGMGTLLISKIREEFPDRMMATFSVVPSPKVSDTVIEPYNATLSVHQLVENSDETFCIDNEALYNICQNTLKLPQPSYAELNNLVSSVMSGVTTSLRYPGQLNSDLRKLAVNLVPFPRLHFFMVGYAPLTSMGSKSFRSVTVPELTQQMFDAKNMMAASDPRNGRYLTVAAFFRGKVSVKEVDDEMHKIQTRNSSYFVDWIPNNVQTAVCSVPPKDLDMSATFIGNSTSIQELFKRVGDQFSAMFRRKAFLHWYTSEGMDEMEFTEAESNMNDLVSEYQQYQEASIDEEELEYADEIPLEDAAME, from the exons ATGAGAGAAATT attCATTTATCAACTGGTCAATGTGGTAATCAAATT GGTGCTGCCTTTTGGGAAACTATTTGTGGAGAACATGGATTAGATAACAATGGAACTTATGTTGGAAATAATGAACTtcaaaaatccaaattagACGTTTATTTCAACGAAGCTACTTCTGGGAAATACGTTCCTCGTGCCGTTTTAGTCGATTTGGAACCAGGTACTATTGATAATGTGAAAACTTCACAAATTGGTAACTTGTTTAGACCAGATAACTTTATTTTCGGTCAAAGTTCTGCCGGCAATGTTTGGGCTAAAGGTCATTACACTGAAGGTGCTGAATTAGTTGATTCTGTTTTAGATGTTGTTAGAAGAGAAGCTGAAGGCTGTGATTCTTTACAAGGTTTCCAAATCACCCATTCTTTGGGTGGTGGTACTGGTTCTGGTATGGGTACTTTGTTGATTTCTAAAATTAGAGAAGAATTCCCTGATAGAATGATGGCCACTTTTTCTGTTGTCCCATCACCAAAAGTTTCCGATACCGTTATTGAACCATATAACGCTACTTTATCAGTCCATCAATTGGTTGAAAACTCTGATGAAACTTTCtgtattgataatgaagcCTTGTACAATATTTGTCAAAACACTTTGAAATTACCACAACCATCTTATGCtgaattgaacaatttggTTTCTTCTGTCATGTCTGGTGTTACTACTTCTTTACGTTATCCAGGTCAATTGAATTCCGATTTAAGAAAATTGGCAGTCAATTTGGTTCCATTCCCAAGATTACATTTCTTTATGGTTGGTTATGCTCCATTGACTTCTATGGGTTCTAAATCTTTCAGATCAGTCACCGTCCCAGAATTGACTCAACAAATGTTTGATGCCAAAAATATGATGGCTGCTTCTGATCCAAGAAATGGTCGTTATTTAACTGTTGCTGCCTTTTTCAGAGGTAAAGTATCTGTTAAAGAAGTTGACGATGAAATGCACAAAATCCAAACCAGAAACTCATcttattttgttgattggATTCCAAATAATGTTCAAACTGCTGTTTGTTCAGTTCCTCCAAAAGATTTGGATATGTCTGCTACTTTTATTGGAAACTCTACTTCCattcaagaattatttaaaagaGTTGGTGATCAATTCAGTGCTATGTTCAGAAGAAAAGCTTTCTTGCATTGGTATACTTCTGAAGGTATGGATGAAATGGAATTTACTGAAGCTGAATCTAATATGAATGATTTGGTTAGTGAATACCAACAATACCAAGAAGCTAgtattgatgaagaagaattagaatATGCCGATGAAATCCCATTAGAAGATGCCGCCATGGAATAA
- the ASM3 gene encoding Asm3p (Putative secreted acid sphingomyelin phosphodiesterase; possible Kex2 substrate; transcript increased in an azole-resistant strain that overexpresses MDR1; flow model biofilm induced; F-12/CO2 early biofilm induced) translates to MLFPVLYLFGIFVLSIQAHTVPGLDSLSLQASLAKRGNLIDSIYNELSDAETDFIGTHLKNLTNYNATKCDQCKFRIRYGRSLIEEYPDKSHLVSLLLFKHCLVINNNTESKCDNVDFFVSTDSKNFQKFNDNFDSGIKQVGSVNFFDNDFLHMLKNFNVSSDLDLEYYCYFKGKGACKMPATKDVEELWGISKWWPEKKPEHYSEPKYKNNSEVFNVLHFSDIHIQLRYNVGAEANCTNLPCGAPDSYNKQLLPSSYNFSSYYQHFSPNVAKMEFSFYPDAHYDENSQYIKGDYYDFPLYRGWNFKNAPATSFGGYLTDSPAVLMNSSLISMAKMHKEKNFEFAIFTGDVVDHLLLSCTPEYTKEEEVKSFKAMKFFFNNLTVLPALGNHETGEYGQLSPIAYDFNGSYSWNQDEMVDLWINNEWFPAKDRYDLKSHYAGFSYVTNRGLKVIGLNSNAYYQKNLWSYIDLSTNPDLFGQWEFLVNELIESEEKGQRVWIMAHIPTTDYDTLPLQSRIFGKIVERFSPYTIANIFFAHTHMDQTHILYSTNSSKEAEDIINMSWVMQSVTPLANYNPSWRYYEVENESFNIINSFNYMTKLNDTFVNGGEEPVWEFEYSARELYDPKKTWPERAPLNATFWHKYVFERLRNESDIEFNQQYSNIRYRFGPGVPDCKNGSVISDTCYNENYCVVGSFYSDDYQACLRN, encoded by the coding sequence ATGTTATTTCCAGTCTTATACTTGTTTGGTATTTTCGTGTTGTCTATCCAAGCACACACTGTGCCAGGTCTTGATTCATTGCTGCTCCAAGCTTCCTTGGCCAAGAGAGGCAATTTGATTGACTCCATCTACAATGAATTGTCTGATGCTGAAACTGATTTTATTGGTACACACTTGAAAAACTTGACCAACTACAATGCTACTAAATGTGATCAATGTAAATTCAGAATCAGGTATGGTAGATCATTGATTGAAGAATACCCAGATAAGTCACATTTAGTTAGtttgttattattcaaaCACTGTTTagttatcaacaacaacactgAATCCAAATGTGACAATGTTGACTTTTTCGTCAGTACTGATTCcaaaaatttccaaaaattcAACGATAACTTTGATTCTGGTATTAAGCAAGTTGGATCtgtcaatttttttgataatgatttcttACACATGCTCAAGAACTTTAATGTATCCAGTGATTTGGATTTAGaatattattgttactTCAAGGGTAAAGGTGCTTGCAAAATGCCTGCCACTAAAGATGTGGAAGAATTGTGGGGTATTTCCAAATGGTGGCCCGAAAAGAAACCAGAACATTATTCTGAACCTaaatacaaaaacaatagtGAAGTGTTTAATGTTCTCCATTTCTCTGACAttcatattcaattgaGATACAATGTTGGTGCAGAGGCAAACTGTACCAATTTACCATGTGGTGCACCAGACTCATACAACAAACAGCTTTTACCGAGCAGttacaatttttcaagttaCTATCAACACTTTAGTCCTAATGTGGCCAAAATGGAATTTTCGTTCTATCCAGATGCTCATTATGACGAAAATAGTCAGTATATTAAGGGTGATTATTATGATTTCCCATTATACCGTGGATGGAACTTTAAAAATGCACCTGCTACTAGTTTTGGTGGGTACCTTACTGATTCTCCTGCTGTACTTATGAACAGTTCATTGATCAGCATGGCTAAAATGcacaaagaaaagaatttcGAGTTTGCCATCTTTACTGGAGATGTTGTCGATCATCTTTTGTTGTCATGTACCCCAGAATACACcaaggaagaagaagtcaAAAGTTTCAAAgcaatgaaattttttttcaataacttGACTGTTTTACCAGCCTTGGGTAATCATGAAACTGGTGAATATGGGCAATTGTCACCTATTGCCTATGACTTTAATGGATCTTACAGTTGGAACCAAGATGAAATGGTTGATTTGTGGATAAATAATGAATGGTTCCCAGCTAAAGATAGATATGATCTCAAGAGCCACTATGCCGGGTTCTCATATGTTACAAACCGTGGATTGAAAGTAATTGGATTGAACTCTAACGCTTACTATCAAAAGAACTTATGGTCATACATTGATCTTTCAACCAACCCGGACTTGTTTGGTCAATGGGAATTTTTAgttaatgaattgattgaaagtGAAGAGAAAGGTCAAAGAGTATGGATTATGGCTCATATTCCTACCACAGACTACGATACTTTACCATTACAATCACGAATCTTTGGGAAAATCGTGGAAAGATTTAGTCCATATACTATTGCAAACATTTTCTTTGCTCATACCCATATGGACCAGACTCACATATTGTACTCTACGAATTCATCGAAGGAAGCTGAAGATATTATCAACATGTCCTGGGTCATGCAATCAGTTACACCTTTGGCCAATTACAATCCATCTTGGAGATACTACGAAGTAGAAAATGAAAGttttaatatcattaattcattcaattatatgacaaaattaaatgatacATTTGTCAATGGTGGTGAAGAACCGGTTTGGGAATTTGAATACTCTGCCAGAGAATTGTATGATCCTAAGAAAACTTGGCCAGAAAGGGCACCATTAAATGCCACTTTTTGGCACAAGTATGTGTTTGAACGTTTGAGAAATGAATCAGATATCGAGTTCAACCAACAGTATTCTAATATTAGATACAGATTTGGTCCCGGTGTTCCTGATTGTAAAAATGGTAGTGTCATATCTGATACCTGTtataatgaaaattattGTGTTGTTGGTTCTTTCTATAGTGATGATTACCAAGCCTGTCTTAGAAATTAG
- the CMP1 gene encoding calcineurin catalytic subunit A (Catalytic subunit of calcineurin (Ca[2+]-calmodulin-regulated S/T protein phosphatase); required for wild-type virulence, resistance to high pH, Na(+), Li(+), Mn(2+), and fluconazole tolerance; micafungin is fungicidal to null mutant), whose translation MSGNTVQRNTEQINNALNAIQHRRTTTGNESNTNTNQRQILQNPTGRDYTIYVTDDGEKYSTVERAVKSVDPPATFKPKDEQVFYPNGKPNHQFLKQHFIHEGRLHEHQAIQILKQATHLLSKEPNLLSVPAPVTICGDVHGQYYDLMKLFEVGGDPASTKYLFLGDYVDRGSFSIECLLYLYSLKINYPDTFWMLRGNHECRHLTEYFTFKNECLHKYSEELYEECLVSFNALPLAAIMNEQFFCVHGGLSPQLTSLDSLRKLHRFREPPTKGLMCDLLWADPIEEYDDDNLDQEYVTNVVRGCSFAFTYKAACKFLDRTKLLSVIRAHEAQNAGYRMYKRTKTMGFPSLLTMFSAPNYLDSYNNKAAVLKYENNVMNIRQFNASPHPYWLPHFMDVFTWSLPFVGEKVTDMLVSILNVCTEEELDEDLPFSEAEIGVTPTTTTTGATPVSPKAYPPSSRITSPHKSTKLVESRANEEEKSNDGDDDSEMTLEEKKQALRNKIIAIGKMSRMFQVLREEQENVAHLKELNRGSLPKGSLLHGADGLKNTINSFEEAKAADRVNEALPPSPEDLQRLKQEKNTRIRQQIENQEMSGPVFQRLIRRLSQS comes from the coding sequence ATGTCAGGAAATACTGTTCAACGTAATACTgaacaaatcaataatgcATTAAATGCAATTCAACATAGACGAACCACCACAGGTAATGAACTGAATACCAATACTAATCAACGACAAATCTTGCAAAATCCCACTGGTAGAGATTATACTATTTATGTTACAGATGATGgtgaaaaatattcaacGGTTGAAAGAGCTGTAAAATCAGTTGATCCACCAGCAACATTTAAACCTAAAGATGAACAAGTTTTTTATCCTAATGGTAAaccaaatcatcaatttttaaaacaacATTTTATTCATGAAGGTAGATTACATGAACATCAAGccattcaaattttaaaacaagCAACTCATTTATTAAGTAAAGaaccaaatttattaaGTGTTCCGGCACCAGTAACTATATGTGGAGATGTTCATGGTCAATATTAtgatttgatgaaattatttgaagttGGTGGTGATCCCGCATCTactaaatatttatttttgggTGATTATGTTGATCGAGGTTCATTTTCTATTGAATGTTTactttatttatattcattgaaaattaattatCCTGATACATTTTGGATGCTTAGAGGTAATCATGAATGTCGTCATTTAACTGAATATTTTacatttaaaaatgaatgtTTACATAAATATTCTGAAGAATTATATGAAGAATGTCTTGTTAGTTTTAATGCTTTACCATTAGCAGCAATTATGAATGAACAATTCTTTTGTGTTCATGGAGGATTATCACCTCAATTGACCAGTTTGGATAGTCTTAGAAAATTACATAGATTTAGAGAACCTCCGACCAAGGGGTTAATGTGTGATTTATTATGGGCTGAtccaattgaagaatatgatgatgataatcTTGATCAAGAATATGTCACTAATGTGGTTAGAGGTTGTTCATTTGCCTTCACTTATAAAGCTGCTTGTAAATTTTTGGATAGAACAAAATTGTTATCAGTGATTAGAGCTCATGAAGCTCAAAATGCTGGTTATCGAATGTATAAGAGAACTAAAACAATGGGGTTCCCGTCATTATTAACCATGTTTAGTGCTCCGAATTATTTGGATAGTTATAATAACAAAGCGGCGGTTTtaaaatatgaaaataatGTGATGAATATTAGACAATTTAATGCTTCACCTCATCCTTATTGGTTACCTCATTTCATGGATGTTTTCACTTGGTCATTACCGTTTGTGGGTGAAAAAGTTACCGATATGTTGGTATCTATTTTAAATGTTTGtactgaagaagaattggatgAAGATTTACCATTTAGTGAAGCTGAAATAGGTGTGACCccaactacaactacaacagGAGCAACACCAGTATCACCAAAAGCTTATCCACCATCAAGTCGTATTACCTCACCTCACAAATCAACCAAACTTGTTGAATCAAGAGCCAACGAAGAAGAGAAGTCtaatgatggtgatgatgactCTGAAATGAcattagaagaaaagaaacaagcTTTACGTAACAAAATCATTGCTATTGGTAAAATGTCAAGGATGTTCCAAGTTTTACgagaagaacaagaaaatgttgctcatttaaaagaattaaatcGGGGATCATTACCCAAAGGTTCATTATTACATGGTGCTGATGGATTAAAAAATACcattaattcatttgaaGAAGCTAAAGCTGCTGATAGAGTTAATGAAGCATTACCACCTTCACCAGAAGATTTGCAACGattaaaacaagaaaaaaataccaGAATTAgacaacaaattgaaaatcaagaaatgaGTGGACCAGTTTTCCAAAGATTAATAAGAAGATTATCTCAAAGTTAA
- a CDS encoding uncharacterized protein (Protein of unknown function; repressed by nitric oxide): MTLATQFAETTRYSVSNTELKRRVLHLYRKYIRNANEFADLYELDMPVSNIKTKIRQEFERQRFGNDLSVNNVLLMKGQMEFQELINFWKQQCHVMRYFDEQNSYNVVDKNDFVKNFLRGN, encoded by the coding sequence ATGACATTAGCCACACAATTTGCCGAAACAACCCGTTATTCAGTTTCAAACACAGAATTAAAACGTCGAGTTCTACACTTGTATCGTAAATATATTAGAAATGCTAATGAATTTGCTGATTTATACGAATTAGATATGCCAGTATCCAATataaaaactaaaattagacaagaatttgaaagacAAAGATTTGGTAATGATTTATCCGTTAATAatgtattattaatgaaagGACAAATGGaatttcaagaattgattaatttttgGAAACAACAATGTCATGTTATGAGATATTTTGATGAACAAAATTCTtataatgttgttgataaaaatgattttgttaaaaACTTTTTAAGAGGAAATTAA